gcaggggggttaggctagatgacctctaaaggtcccttccaatccaaaccattctatcatactgtgattctgtgacattctgACTTCCAGCCTCCTCGTTGTCCATAGAGACAACCTTCAGCTGAAGCTCCAGCAGGGATTTAAGAAGGTCTCTTACGTTTCTAAGTGGCACCAAGCGGGTTTTAGCAGGGAGCAGCCTCTGGTCCTCACAGGTGAAGCAGGACGTATGAACCCAAATCAGGCCACCAAATGGTGTCACGGAATTCCTGGAATGCCATTTTGATCAGGTCAGGACAGCAGCAGTTCATTGCTCTAGGAGGGAACACCAAGCAGCACAGATGGCCTCTGCCCAAGGGGACCCTGCCTGAGTGCGGCAGTGGCAGAGCTGATGCTCTGCTCCTCACTCTTCACCAAACTGTCAGACAAGCAAGGGGTGGTAAGTAACAGCAGCGATGGAGATTCTTCAGATGAGGAACCTCTAGACAGATCAGAAAGCCCTAGGCAGTATATGCTTCATGAATACTTCCCTCCCTGGTTAATCAGACCACACTGACGAGACCAGTAGCTCCAAGTATTTCTTAACAAGTGAGGCCTGCCAAGAAAGGCCCATGAGGTGTTACTACCTTACTTCCACACAGTCACCTGAAAAGACGGCTGGGTGACCTGCACTCAACAGAGGGCAATGGCATGGCAGAAGCGACCTGCCTTCAGCTAAGGTGAGCCGTCAACGGGGCTGAACCCAGCCCTCGGCCAGGACTGGCAGCCACCCTGCAGGACACAACCGCCCTCAGCAGGCTCCAGCGGGGAAGGTGGCTTCAGCTGGTATGTCACTGAAGGCTTAGTTGTACATATGGAGCTATTGCCTATCCAAGAGATCTGCAAGGCATTCTGTCGTCTTAGCTAGTGAATATAGTCTAgttagaaaacagagaaaaagttcTAACAACAAACAGGCATGAGAGGGAAGACCATGCTTGCCTCTTGTGGTATTTGTAGAGGACCACATCACAGGGGCTTACCACTACAACAGAGAGGCATACTGTATTACAAGATGCAGAAAGCAtaaggatttttattttgatttccaTCCAACATTTAAAATTGATCTAAAAGATTTAAGGTGGCTGTTTACTTTGCCCCTGTATGTTTGAAATTGCTGGACTAGGTTTAACAGATACAAAGCTTCACCTGTGGGAAGCTTACTGTACTTACAGTGACCCTTCTCCCAAACATGGCTGATCCACAAGGCATTACCCAGCTTCCTTGAATTATCCTATGTCGTGCAGAGAAGAATTCAAACAGATGACTAGaactacaaataataaaaaataacctTTATTCCCATGAAAAATAGGCATCTATGATACACAACTGAGTAAAACTGACAACTGTGACCACAAAACCAGTATCACAGCAGCAAGCCAGGGAGCTTCTGTGGAATGTCTGGGGGTACCGACTGGTAGCATACAGCTTCTGTGGCACATATGTTCTTCTTTTTGCTGATGGAACACTCAAAAGCTGAGACATTATTACGCAAAAGGATAAAGCAGGCAGACCACTAGCAAACTGTCACCCAGGGAACAAGGCAAAGATCAGCTCTGCTTCATCTTGATAGCTGTGGAGCAGATTTGCTGTGTTACAGAAGAGACTAAAAGATTAGCAGCATTAGATGACAGAAGGTGAAAGGAgaataaagcaaattaaaaaagaaaagaaaaggataaTGGAATACACCAGCCACCAGGCAAAAGAAACCTGAGAGAGAAAAAGCTTCAGCAATGAACATGCTACCAGAATATGGAGGCGTGTTGTATGGCAAGAAGCAGAAGCACAAGGCACCTATCAGTCTTGAGGCTCAAAAGATTTTGATGGGACCTGCAAAAGCAGCCACTGCCTGTTCTTCATGTCAGAATATACGACTTTGCCAGATTCTTGCTGACAATGATCGAGCACTCTTGCATtaggagaaaaagcagcagcagctcaggtgaCACCTTCCGCTTTCCAGAGGGTGAAGGAAGACAAGCAGAGTCTTTTTTCCAATTAGCATATTCCTTAGAATCATTATGAGCAAGAAAGTTGCAGGGTATCAGCTTCTGGAAGAATTTAAGAATCAGTTATTATTGTTTTAGGGGACTATCCTAGCAGAGAAATAGCTCACTGCCATTGAGACTGGCACGACGAGCTGGAAGGACATTAAACTTGCAAGTCAGGGAAAAAGATGGGCAGAGGATCATACAACCTTTCCACACCTAATGTTAAGGATGGAAATCAGGTGTAGGACCGTACATCACAGACTAAAAGAACACATAGGAGCAACAGGGAAAAGAATACAGCTGTTTGCATCCTTCCCAGCCCAAAAGccatcacacacagacacagaagacAACTCTAAAATGTCTGTATACTGAACACCACAACGTCTGTAGGCAAGGAGCTTGGAAAATGGAATGTCAGATTTGGGGTTACCGGTAAAGCCCGTGAAATCAGGTATTAAGGGATTgaccaaaacacagcagaacagtAGTCATGACTAGAATACAGCAATTAAAGGGGATAAATAAGGCTGCTTATCGAAGAGGACATGTGGCAGCCCAGCTTCAAGTGCTTGTGAGGTGGTCAATTAAAgatatgaaaaacaaaatttgctCAAGACAAAATTAACAGTAAAAACAGAAATGACAGTAAAGAGGCCTTTGACAGATAGTATTGTGGGTTTGTTATGAAATCAAGATCAGGTTTAGACATGGATTGTATTAATTAAGATCTGGGAGCAGTACAGTGGAGGAACTGGAGCTGTGTTTTCTCTGACTGAAAAGTCTCAGATATTCTTACTCCTATAGATTATAAAAGCTGTGCTGGACAAAGTGCTTAGAAGAGTTGCTGCTGAGGGGGGGGACAGCTGGATACAAGCAGCATCTTCCAGTCCAACATTTTCAGTCTTATAAAAACCTCCATATCTGATcacattttctttgtgtgtttggtATGAAAGACATCCACTGTTGTTTCATGACAAGGTCGCAAGTCAAAGTCACAGTATCCAATGCTGAAACGACCCTGCAGAAACGACCAGAATTGAGACAGTGAACACAGTATGAGCTCTTCCACAGTGTAAGTAAATTAAAGAGGTCAAAGCGTTCTTACCTGTGGTTTCTTAAAATAATCAAGACCCCTTCCAATCTTAATCATCCATCCATTGttgaatctgttttaaaaatacacaaatttgAATACTGATGGTAGGTCGAGTAGAAGAATAATTTTAGTCACGTGACACACAAGCTTGTTGTTACAATCAGAATTATTTCCTAGTGTAGCCTGTCACAGAAAAAATTAGCCAAAATGGAAGAAGAGTTGCTGCTTTGTGTTCTGGTACACTACTCATACATATGTATGTTCCCATAACTGACTTGCTGAGCATTAGTGgtaacttcactgaagccttaggccGCACACTGTGAATTTGCCACCTGAATCCCATGGACTTTCCTTGCACCCTTGCCAAGCTCAGGGAAGGAGGGCCCAAGGACTCAGTTGCAGCTAGAAGAGAAGCAAGTTAAGCCAtccactggcagcagcagggcctctctgaagaaaagggaagaatcttcagcctgcccagagTCAATGGAGGGCCCCAAGGAGGGACAGAAGACCCCAGACCCAGATATCACCATTGGATCAGCTGCCGCTTGGGCATCACACGGAGAGCTTGTGCAGGGCGGGAACTTAGACTGTAAGGGTGTAATTGCCCAGCGGTTTCTTTGTTCGGGGTCCCTCTCCGGAGGCACCCAGCTTGAGCTGGTTAACACCGCTGCACCACTCAGTATGTCTGTCTGGCGTACGTGGTGTCAGAGACTCTGCTTCGGGAAACCTCGGGTtgagcctgagggatgaggaagtgccccagagtgagtgtgtgtgtggggagttGAAAAGGGGCACCCAACAGCTCCCTGGAGGCGCCCGCTGCGAAGGGACTCTGGTCCCAGCAGTTAAAGTCTCGGGTGGTGTCTGTGCGACTCCTGGAATGGTGTGGGAATGCTCAGGCAGCGACTTCTCCCTTAGCGTAGCCGACACCTGAATGAGCCATGGAAGACACTGTTCTGTATAAAGTGACATCTACTATTATTTTCACAGCTAGAACACATGAATCTATGGAGGGCTGAGTTTATCCAGTGAGGGCCACTGTCTTCCATTTTGTCAACCAGAGCTGTAATTAGAATTGTCTCAAAAGTTAGGCTTAGGCAGTTTGACTTCAAATAACTGGCATTCACTGACATTTTGTATCACTCACCTAATCTCTCGGTCATGTATTGAAGATGAAAACGCAATATTCAGTGTTACTCCATAATTCCTTAAtgattgttttatttcttccaggCCACTCAGCTGCTGACTCCTCCCACTACCctgttaaaagtaaaaataatggggggggggggttaaccATATATTCTACTTCTGCTCACTTCTTTCCAAACTCACCCACAAAACCTTTTTAGTAATAACTTAAACCAAAAGAATGTAACCTGGATGAAGACAGATTCGCGGTTTCAAAGACACGGTAAAAAGCAGACAAATTACAGGTACACTTGCTAAGACATGTGGAGGAGGAACTCACTCTCAGCCCTTTCAAACTAGACATGAATTACTATTTGAGCCAATATAAATTCAGTGATAGTTTTAGAGGTTTTAGCTCACCAAAGCTTCTAAAACGACAACTATATACAGCTcttgcaatacaaaaaaaaaaaaaactaaacagatgttttggttttgatgACATTTTCCACAATAAAACTTTCACAAAAATATCTTTTCCATAAGATCCTGCTTACAAACAATCTGTCAGAGTTATCAGAAAACTCTGAACTTATAAAATTACTTATGTTCAActatcacatttttatttttctcttaatctgtgttttctgctgaatGCATGAGAGCCTCAGTCTAACAAGTTCTGGTAAGTAAGAATAAATCtatagttaaaaataaatattttatatatatgtattttatatatacatattatttttttttcacatatggTATCACCTGAGTATGGGGAAATAGAAACCAAAACCTAGACACTTACTTCATCGTAGGAAGTGAGGAGGTGGACTGTTTTCACTTTGCACGGTCCCTTAACTAGCATCTCACAGAATCGCAGGAAGTTATACAGCTGTAAACGATTTATTTAATTTAGTAACTTGAAATTTTTTTAGTAGTTACATCTGTATCAGTTACACAGAATATGTACTTGCCTGATGAACATGCCTAATGTATGGGTCCTCCACCCAAACTTCAGAAACAATCTCAGTGAGGTACGCTTGGAAAAGCTTTTCGTAGCCAAAACCTGTTGCATTTTCCTCTATCCTGATTTGCTTATGATATTTGccatctgaaaataaaagtttttcaGTAAAGGCCATGAGAGAATTCCTGCGCTAACTCCCTTGCCCATAACATGTTCATGTAACAACAGGTATTTTAACGCCAACAGGtgcatcacagaatgttaggggttggaagggacctctggggatcatctagttcaaccctcctgccaaagcagggtcacctacagcaggctgcacaggaccttgtccaggcgagtcttgaatatctccagagaaggagaatccaccacccctctgggcaacctgttccagtgctccaccaccctcagagtaaagaagttcttcctcgtgttcagctggaacttcctatgcttcagtttgtgcccgttgcccgttgtcctgtcgctgggcaccactgaaaagagtctggctccatcctcttgacatccagcCTTaggatatttgtaggtatttataaggttccctctcagccttcacttctccaggctaaacaagcccagctccctcggcctttccttgcaggagagatgctccagtcccctccccatCTTTGTAGCTCTcatctggactctctccagtagctcctcatctttcttgaactggggagcccagaactggacacagtcctccagatggggtctcactagggcagagtagagggggaggagaacctccctcgacctgctggccacactcttcttaatgcaccccaggatcccattgccctttttggcagccagggcacactgctggctcatggttaacctgtcgtccaccaggacacccaggtccctctccacagagctgctctccagcaggtccaccccgagcctgtactggtgcatggggttgttcctccccaggtgcaggaccctgcacttgcccttgttgaacttcatcgtGGCTCCATaccttgtttctctttttcaatGTGTTTCTTAATGTCTTCAGCTCTGGTCATGTACTCAGCTATTTTCTGACGGTAATGGTGCTTTTTGGGCTCGTCCTTCGTGGCTGTGAACCAAACGCACGCAGGCCAGTCCTCCTCGggggggggaagcgccgggagtcCGGTCccgctccttcccccccctcgccgccggcCGACCGGGCACCGGGGCCGGCCCCCGCGGCCACACCCGGCTTCTGCCCCCCGTCCCGGGCCGTAGGCGAGGCCCGACCGCCCCGACGGCTGCAGCCCGACGCCCGGCAGACCCTCGCCCCTCGCCCGGTACCTCTCACCACCTGCAGCAGGAGGTCGATGCCCTCCTGGTAGCACACCAGCGACTCCTGGAACCGACACGCCACGTCCAGCTCCACCGCACGCTTCACCGTCTCCGCGCCGGCCCGCTCCAGCGCGGCGGTGCCGTCCCCCCCCGTCCGCGACATGGGCACCAggaccggggccgggccggcgccggggccggggcgggcgggaggccgcTGCGCAtgcgcgccgcctcccccgccgccgggggaACAGAAACCGAGGCGGAGCGGGAGGGAAAGGGGCTGTGCCTCACCCTTGTCCCTCCGCCGGCGCGGAACTGCAGCGCCGCGGCGCTGGTGCCCGGCCCGGAGCGTTGCGCACCGCCATGGCGGCCGCCGCTGGTGGAGGCGGCCTGGGGCACGCAGCGGCTTGGAAGGTggcggctccggctgcggccGGGGGGTTCGGTTCGGGCCTGGCGCCGCGGAGAGGGGGAAGGGACAGGGGGCGGTTGGGGGCGGCAGGAGGGGCCGCGCTTCACGCTGCTGCGAGCTTCGCCGCTCGGGGCCCGGCGGGTGCCTCCCGTGAGGGGAGAGCGCGGCCGTCGGGAAGGCCGGGGAGCCCGCGGGGTGCTGCAGCCGCTGGCGGGCGGGAAGAGCTGCGAGGGGAGTCCCGACAGGTTGTGTCCTGCTCTCTTGGCAGATGCTGGGGAAGAGGATGGAGGGGATGGCGTCCGCAGCGTGGGTGCGTTGTCTGTTTACCAGGTCGAGAATTCCAGACTCGGTACGTGCTTCAGTAGCTGTGAAACTGAACAATAGGCATTAGCCTCCTGAACTCGGTGCTTCCTGAGGAACGACGGATTTCCAGAGACTGTGAGATGAGCAGGGTCACGGCACACGGGGTGAAgagctggctgaagggcagagcccAAAGGGTTGTactgaatggggctacatctggctggcgaCCGGTCACCAGCGGTGCTCCTCAAGGCTCAGTCCCACccagggccagttctgttcaatatcttgatcaacgatctggatggaggagttgaatgcaccgttagcaagtttgctggtgatgcTGAACTGGGGAGTGCGGTTGACTCTctcgagggacaagaggccttgcagagggatctagataggtTGGAGCATTGGGCTATGATTAATGACATGGAATGTAACAAGTCCagatgctggattctgcacctggacAGAGTAATGCCAGGCATAAGCACAAACTGGGAGAGGAGCGgccggagagcagccctgcagaaagggacatGGTGTATTTTACATTTAGCTTATCTTTTTGCAAGATACTGTCTAGTGTAAGCTGACTATTTTCCTTCGTTCTTAAAGCCTGTGGAAAAACCTGCCCTTCAGAGGCTAAGCAGAGGTTCTGTAATGAGATGCATGTGAATTCAGTGCTGTGCTGGTGTAGTGTTGTGTGTGTATTTCTGTGCACTTATGTGGCCAAACTCAAGAGTACAAACCATTATAAAAATATGTTTGACTTAATGTTATAAAAGCTATATTTGAGGTCCCTTGTTGGTGCTTTGACCTTCTGAAAAGGAAGGTAGTTAACTATGTAAGAAATTTTACCAAGGTTGAAGTATATTTTAAAGAGTTACTTTGTTAACTATAATAATCGTTTTTCAGATATTTAGAAAAACCCTCTGCTTTTGTGAACTTCTTATTCTAGGTATTTCAGCCACGGCCTGGAGATCATGAAAAGTATGGAGGTGACCCTGAGCAGCCCCACAAAATACACGTTATTACGAGAATAAAAAGTGTAATTGGTCGCCCGTATTGGGAAAAGAAGATAATACGTGATCTTGGACTGGAGAAAGTATGATTGTTGTTCTTTGTACTTCCTGTGTGCATCAGAAATGTGGAAATGTAGGGTAGAATTaaggtggtggtttttttaaggACCTCAGTGTCGCAGTCACAAATCTGGGACTGTTTTACAGCTGCTATAAATGTAATTGAGAAATCGATGGTGTGTTGAAGAGCTGAGAGGAACATTAACAGCAAATGTCCATTTAGTGGGAGTTCAGAATATCACTTTGTGGTATTGCTCTGCATGCCTGAGGAGAGCCTTACCTTGAGAATTCtgctaaaataattaaaatagtttTGTAAATTCATTTaattcaggggtttttttctgtggatCATATTATTCAGGTATTGCAGGCAGGCAAATAAGACTCATTTattaaagaaaaggcttccaaaTCCAAAAGGGATGATAAATTTCCAAACAGACTCTTAAGAGTTTCCGTCAAAGATGTGTTTATCCAAATTTTTTACACCAACTGCactttgttaaaatatttgtgtaGTCAGTGTTATATTACAGAGAAAAAATGTTTGCTTGATCAATTTAAGATCTGTCTGAAGCAAGCGGTCTTACTCCTAAACTACTGTATTTACATTTACAGTGTTTTTAACAGTTGGGAAAAATTTGAATATATTGACATTGTAATGGGAAGAAAGCTGAATTTGTCATTTTATTGGAATCGAGAGTTTGATCAAgttttgattttgtatttttatggGTATTCTTGATGCATAACTTCAAGCCTTACATTTGCAAATACGGTTTATACTTTTACTGATAGTGTGAAAAGTCCAGTGAACAGAGACTTGGGGTTTCGCAATGCCTTTGTAAGACCTATTCTATGCTTTATGTAGGCACATCAGCCAAGACTGCACAAAAATATCCCTTCAGTGAATTCCAGACTGAAAGTTGTTAAACATCTGATAAGGTTTGTTAACTGTTTGTTTAATTTGGAGCACTTACTGTAACTCTCATCTAGTCGTAGGACTTCACTAATAAACAAACTGTTTTGCCTGTAGAATACAGCCACTGAAACTACCTTACGGGTTGCCAACGGAAGAGGAAATGTCGGACACCTT
The window above is part of the Opisthocomus hoazin isolate bOpiHoa1 chromosome 1, bOpiHoa1.hap1, whole genome shotgun sequence genome. Proteins encoded here:
- the MITD1 gene encoding MIT domain-containing protein 1 isoform X1 — encoded protein: MSRTGGDGTAALERAGAETVKRAVELDVACRFQESLVCYQEGIDLLLQVVRATKDEPKKHHYRQKIAEYMTRAEDIKKHIEKEKQDGKYHKQIRIEENATGFGYEKLFQAYLTEIVSEVWVEDPYIRHVHQLYNFLRFCEMLVKGPCKVKTVHLLTSYDEGSGRSQQLSGLEEIKQSLRNYGVTLNIAFSSSIHDREIRFNNGWMIKIGRGLDYFKKPQGRFSIGYCDFDLRPCHETTVDVFHTKHTKKM
- the MITD1 gene encoding MIT domain-containing protein 1 isoform X2, which codes for MTRAEDIKKHIEKEKQDGKYHKQIRIEENATGFGYEKLFQAYLTEIVSEVWVEDPYIRHVHQLYNFLRFCEMLVKGPCKVKTVHLLTSYDEGSGRSQQLSGLEEIKQSLRNYGVTLNIAFSSSIHDREIRFNNGWMIKIGRGLDYFKKPQGRFSIGYCDFDLRPCHETTVDVFHTKHTKKM
- the MRPL30 gene encoding large ribosomal subunit protein uL30m, encoding MAAAAGGGGLGHAAAWKMLGKRMEGMASAAWVRCLFTRSRIPDSVFQPRPGDHEKYGGDPEQPHKIHVITRIKSVIGRPYWEKKIIRDLGLEKAHQPRLHKNIPSVNSRLKVVKHLIRIQPLKLPYGLPTEEEMSDTFLTSKGELVIKRRLKPVEQKEISS